The Bdellovibrionales bacterium genome segment CCTTGTGTGCCAACATGGGCTGACCAGCAATATCTCCGATGGCAAAAATATGCCCCAGATTCGTGCGCCGTTGAGCATTTACCTTAATAAATCCTTTCTCATCAATCGCAAGACCTATACCCCTTAAATTCATTTGATCAGAACAGGGGCGTCGACCCACTGTCACCAACACTTTATCAACTTTGATTTTCTCTTCCTTGCCCTTCACCTCAAAGCTAACCTCAACAGCCCTCCCTGATACCTTATAGGATTTCGCCTTTGCACCCAGATGAATTTTTACACCGTTCTTCGCCAAACGACGCTGAACCACTTGCACGCAATCTGGATCAGCAGCTCCTACGAGTAATCCTGATGTTGCTTCCAACACCTCCACTTCAGATCCTAACTTCGCAAGATAAGAACTGATTTCCAGTCCTATGTAGCCACCACCGATGACCGCGATTCGTTCCGGTATATGGTCTAGATCCAAAGCTCCTGTCGAAGACAAAATCCACTTTTCATCGAAGGCAAAGCCGGGTATCTCAATAGGGCGAGAGCCTGTAGCAATGATATAATGCTTGGCCCTGATTTTCTCAGTGCCGCCTGATGATTTCACGCTCAATTCCTGAGCTGTAACAAAGCTCGCATCGCCCTTCATAATCTTGACTCTATTGGCTTTTAACAACATGCCGACGCCACCTGACATCTTGTCGCAAACTGATTTCTTCCAGCTGACGAGTTTCTTCATGTTGACCGTGATGTCTCCTTTGATCTCGAATCCCATCTCGGGAGCATCGTGCTTGGCTCGATGAAGAAAGTGGGCCGCTGTAATCATCGCTTTCGAAGGAATGCATCCAATATTTAAACAGACCCCTCCCAATGCCTCACGTTCGATGATCACCGTATTAAGCCCCTTCTGAGCTGCACGTATGGCAGCCACGTAACCACCAGGACCAGCACCGATTACGCAAACATCAAAAATCTGGCTCACAAAATCCTCCCTTATTTCTTGAGAAATAAATCAAACCATCTCTAACATTAACTGTGATGGGCTTTCGATCCTTGCAGCAAAATCCCTCATAAAATTTGCCGCAACAGCCCCATCAATCAAGCGATGGTCACAAGTAATTGTATAATTCATGAACTTAGCAGGCACCCACTGATTATTCTTCCAAATAGGTCGATCAGAAATTTTATACATTCCCAAAATGGCGACCTCGGGGTGATTGATTATCGGCGTCGCATAAACACCACCAACACTGCCAATATTAGTTATCGTAATTGTTGCACCCTTCATCGACTCAAGGGGCAACTTTCCATCACGAGCTTGACCTGCCAATTCTGAAATCTCCCGACTGAGATCCAAAATAGTTTTCTGATTGGCATTTTTAATAACTGGAACCAGCAAGCCATTTGGCGTGTCTGCTGCAAATCCAATATTAAAATAATTTTTATAGACAACTTCAGAAGCCGCATCGTCAATCGAAGCATTAAACATTGGGTACTTACGAATTGTCGCTATCAATGCCTTAATAACAAAGGGCAAATACGTGACCTTAACTCCGACCTTGTCGCCAACAGATTTAGCTTGCTCCCGAAACTTGACAAGTTCGGTGACGTCGACCTCTTCCATTAAGGTAAAATGGGGAACGATCTGCTTAGCCAATTGCAGGTTCTCTGCTATTTTCTTACGAATGCCTCGCAAAGGAATACGCTCTTCTGGAGCTCCTACAGGTCCCTGGTAAGACGGTCGTTGAATGTTTGACTCTTTGACATGCCCTACAACTGTCGGACGTCCTGCCACAGTGGCACCGACTCCACTCGTCATGTTCTTGGCCTTTACCACATCTTCTCTCGTCACTCGCCCCAATTGACCAGAACCACTGATGTTGTTAATGTCGACTCCCGATTCACGCGCCAGACGGCGAGTTCCCGGGGTGGCCAAAGTTCTGAAATCAGCCACAGGAGGATAGATATCGGGTGATGCACTGAGAACTGAAAGAGCCAAATCACCTGGAGATTTGACTGAGCCAGTTGCGACATTCAAACCCTGATCCATTGGAGAAACCGAAAGCGATTGAGAAGAAACTTGTGGAGTTTTTGGAGCTGGCGATGATGATGAAACCTTCTCAGTATCTCCAATATCCCCCGTTTCCAAAGACAACATAGCCGTTTCTATCGGAATGATATCTCCCTCTTTGCGAAGAAGCATTTTTACGACTCCCGCAATCGGAGTCGGAATTTCGACAGTTGCCTTGTCTGTGAGTACCTCTGCAACTGGTTGGTCGGCAGCGACCCGATCCCCCGATTTCACGAGCCACTTTACCAACTCCCCTTCAGTTACGCCCTCTCCGATATCCGGTAACTTCACTTCTTGAATCGCCATTTTTACTCTCCAGTTGAAATTTTTTGTATTGAATCAAAAAAATATAATTGGGGTAATTCCCAATTGGTTGAATCCTCGAAATTGAGCTCTTCCTCACTTTTCATTGCGTTCGATACCAAGAGTCTGGGTCTGCGTTCGGCGCCGTTTCTCAATCATTCCACGCATAAAAAACTCCCCCGCTCGATAAGAACTTCTCACCAAAGGACCGCTTGCAACGTATAAAAAGCCAAGTTCCTCGGCCGTCTGTTTCCAAAATTGAAACTCTTCCGGCCGATAGAATTTTTCCACTCGCAAGTGTCTTTTCGTTGGTTGAAGGTACTGACCAAACGTAACGACATCACAGTCAATGGCACGAAGATCATGAAGCGTCTTCATGATCTCTTCCTCCCTTTCGCCCAATCCCAACATAAGCGAGGTCTTTGTGTGAGAACCTGAATCTAGCTCCTTAACCAACTCCAACACTTTGAGAGACTGTGAATAACCTGCTCGTGGATCTCGAACGGGACGCTGCAATCGCTCCACAGTTTCCAGATTGTGGGCAAAAACATTTGGCCCAGCTCGCACAATTTTCTCGATATGTGAGGAGCAACCGCGAAAATCGGGTGTTAGAACCTCGACAATAAGGTCAGGAGAATTTTCCTTTATAACGCTGACAGTCCGTGCAAAGTGACCTGAACCTTCATCGGGTAAATCGTCACGGTCCACGCTGGTTAAAACCACATATTTAAGACCCATTTGACTTATTGCGTAGCCTACCTTTTCAGGTTCATTCTCATCAAGTGCTCCTCGTGGATTGCCTGTCTTAACAGCACAAAAGCGACACCCACGAGTACAAACCTCACCCAACAGCATAAAGGTCGCTGTTCCGCCACTCCAACATTCTCCCATATTTGGGCATCTGGCTTGCTGACAAACCGTCGCAAGGCTCAAAGTGCCAAGTAATTCTTTGATGGCAAGATAGTTTTCGCCGCCCGGAGCTCGAACTTTTAGCCAATGTGGCTTTGGTTGGCCCTCTTTAGGCGATAACCCTCCGCCCGGGGAGTCATGCAGCATATCTGTTTTCTCCTCTCATCTGACCGCAGAAGCTAAGTCTGTACGGCCTTCAATAAGGCTGGTTTTATCTACCGCCTCATCAATTGTCCATGCTTGAACCATAAGGAAACTTGATAATACTCCGCAATAGAATTTAAAGATAACCTCCTTGAATGGAGGGATGACACATGAAATTCCAGGGTTTGCTAAAAAGTGGCAGATTGTTAAAACGCTATAAAAGGTTTTTTGCAGACATCCAGCTTTCTGATTCGTCCATAGTCACGGCTCATGTTCCGAATACAGGCAGTCTGATGGGTTGCCTGGACCCTGGCAGTCCATGCCGAATGACTTACCTTAACAGTCCCAAACGAAAGCTCAAATACACACTGCAAATGATCAAGTCCCCCGCCAGCTGGGTCGGAATAAACACAGGTCTTAGCAACCATTTGGTGTGGGAGGCCTTTTCAACTCGTTCTATTCCTCATTGGAAAGGGATAGAATTTGGCCAACGTGAGGTGAAAATCAGCCCTGATTCCAGAATTGACTTAGTTCTATGGAAAAATAACTTCGTGCCCTCGTCTCCCGAGCAACGCTTGTCCATCGCAGATTTTGAAAATCAAAAATTCCATTTTGTCGAAATCAAAAATGTCACGCTTGCTCGAGGTAGACAGGCGCAATTCCCCGACGCCCAGACGGAAAGGGGACGCAAGCATTTGAGGGAACTCATGACCCTACTGGCAAAAGGCCACTCCGCCGAAATTTTCTTTACTGTGCAAAGAGAAGACTGCGATCTGTTCTGTCCTGCCTTAGACATTGATCCAGAATATGCCAGGCTTCTCGCCCAGGCTATAGACAAGGGCTTGGTCGTGACAGCAATCCCATGCCTCTTGCTCGCAGAAGGCATTGAGCTGAATCCATCCCGACCTCTAAAAATACAAATCTCCCCCTTTCTGACAGATAAGGGGGAGACTTAAACACCTTCAATTTAGAAGTCCGGAACTCAACAACTCAAAGAGGAAAAATTCTACTTTTTACTCTCAAGCTGCCGATCGATGATCTTTTTGAATTCTTCAAATGGATAGGCCCCTTTGAGAGATACGCCATTTACAAGGAATCCCGGAGTTCCCGAGAAATCAAATTTTCTTGCTTCCTCCATGTCTGCACGGATAACTTCCTTTACGCTCTCACTCGTAAGATCTTTCTTCAATTTACCCATATCAACACCAACAGATTTCGCTGTTTTTTCAAGAAAGCCTTCTTTGCCTTCGCTTAGCCCCTTTTGATTGTCAAAAATAGCATCATGAAATTTTTCGGCTTTAGACTTGTCTTGAAGGGCAATGGCTTCAAAATACTTGGCAGCAGGCTCTGCAAGGGGGTGAAAATCCAGAGGCAGGTGTTTGTAGATGACCTGAACCTTCCCAGCATACTCCTGTAATACCTTTTTTACTGTCTCATATCCTTTAGAACAGTATGGACACTGGAAATCAGAGTATTCAATGATAGTGATTGGAGCACCTTTCGTCCCAAAAACCACACGACTATCAGATATTGTCGGAACCTTTGGGTTCTTAAACTCCTCTTCCATTCGAGTCTGCTCAGCTTTTGCTTCATTTTCTCTCGCCTTTGATTGGGCCTCACGAGCAGCTTTATTCACCACTTCAATAAACTTGTCAGGATGCTTCTCAATGGCTCCAAAAACGATATCCGGATTATTTTCCACCACTTTTTTGAGTTCGGATGGAGAGGGGGAACAGCCAAAACCAATGGCCGCAACGGCAAGACTTAAAGAGAGTAAGACAAAACTTCTCAAGGGACGACTCCTAGTTAATGGTGAATGTTCAGCGATTTGGTCATTGTGTCATAACTTCAGAAGGTGTGGCAGTAGATTTTTTGTTGACTGCCTTGTGGCCGCTCTATGTCAAATTCTCACGCGTCCTTGATAGCCGCCCCAACTAACTTTACCTTTTGTGTTGGACCCTGGTGGGCAATTCAAAAATGAGGAGATATCAAATGCGGGGGCGCTTCTGTTTTTACTTTCTGTCCCTTTTTGTCTGCAATGCTCTGTTCCCCGCTCAAACTTTAGCCGAGAATTTTAAATATAGCGAGCTACAGATCAAAGACTACGATGAAATGAAGACTTCAGTCAGGGACCGGATCACGGCCTCTAAGAAGGCCTATCTTGATAGACAAAAAAAGGGAAAGAACTCAGAAGAGGCCGATCGACAAGCCATAGAAGTCTTGCGCAACGCTTTAAAATTCATCTTATCACGCCCCAACGATGACAACATGCTCGCCAAACTCATACCCTTTGTGAGATCAGAATTGAACAACTATAACGCTTTTGAAGATACCCTGACGAGTCTCACTCAAGAATCAGTTCGCTCACTAACGAATGATAAAATTTCATCAGTGTACCGCAGCACAAGTCTATTTTTGCTGGAAAATGTGATGAGTGAAATTCGACCTGAAATCAGCAAAAAGGAGGACTTCAAAAAGCTCATTGAGTTCATTCGCGATGCCAAAATTGTCGTTCCTGAATCCGTTAGGAATGAACGGCGACTCCGAAGCATGTACAGAAGCAAAAATCCTTCCGAGATGGCCGAAACCATTCTCAAAGAGGAAGGAACCGACGAAGCCACGCGCAGCGCCAGGGCCGCCAAACTTGTGCAAGAAGCCATCGATAAAGACGCAATAGAAAAGGCCAAAAAAGATGAAAAGAAAATCATTGAAAACAAGAGCGCTCACCAGGAAGACTCAGAATTGGAAAACCTCGATCCTGACAAATGACTGAGTTCCCCATATTCCGAAACGTCTCTAATTTCGACGTCTCAATTATAGATTCTGGCATTAGCCCATAAATGATTATGGCGATTTAAAATGAATCACATTTGAATTTCATTTGACGACCCCTTGGTTCGTGCATGTTTGTCGCAGAGCTTAAGGCAAATTAAAGCCCTGTCGAACGAAATCCGATCACCTTCAGTGGTACAAGGCAAGCATTTGCAAAATCTGATTCTTGTTACTGGGACCGCAGTCATAGCTCTGGGCGGAGTGGCCTGGTCTACCCTTCACCCTCCAAAAATAGATGGCACTGAAATTCAAACAAAAGTGAATCGTGAGCCAACTGGCATGGTCAGCGTTGTGGAAAGTTCCCATCTCCTCACTGTAAGTGATCAAATTGATACAATTAATATTGATTGCCTCGTGAGCGGCCTCGCGCCTGAGATAGAAACACAAGCAAGGCAAGTCCGTTTGGTGGGCCGACTCTGCCAGACAGAATCCAAGGAGCCCACCCGACTGGAGAATCCACAAATCGTCAACCAAACAAATGGTTTCCTAGCGACCGTCTTTGTACCTCAAACCAATTTATTCACCTCGGACTACATCTATCTCACAATTGGAAAAAACCAGTTCCTCATCAGCTGGGAGGAAAATGGAAAATCAAAATTATCTAGCAATTTCAGTCTGGTACGTCGATCAATTAATAATTCCAAGACAGTCCAATAATAAGCTTATTTTCCTTGCTAGAATCTTCAATGTAGGTTGAACCAGTGATTGAAGTTGAAATGCCGTTCTCAAGAGCTTTGTACCCGGCCAAAGAAAACTGTCCTGCGCGAAATCCATAGTAGGATCCTAACGCGACCGAACGAGTCAAGGTGTACCTGATCTTTAATGTCGCTTCATCAATCACCCCAGGTCCTAGGGAGTTTTCATCCATTTGAAAAATACATTTGGTTTCGATATCCAGAGGATTCTCAAAGTCCAAATCCAAGTAATTCCCGCTCAGAGAATAATGAATTTTTAATCTATAGCCCCTTTTGACCTCGATTTTAATATTACTCAATCTCTCTTTGGCTTCGTAAACTG includes the following:
- the lpdA gene encoding dihydrolipoyl dehydrogenase → MSQIFDVCVIGAGPGGYVAAIRAAQKGLNTVIIEREALGGVCLNIGCIPSKAMITAAHFLHRAKHDAPEMGFEIKGDITVNMKKLVSWKKSVCDKMSGGVGMLLKANRVKIMKGDASFVTAQELSVKSSGGTEKIRAKHYIIATGSRPIEIPGFAFDEKWILSSTGALDLDHIPERIAVIGGGYIGLEISSYLAKLGSEVEVLEATSGLLVGAADPDCVQVVQRRLAKNGVKIHLGAKAKSYKVSGRAVEVSFEVKGKEEKIKVDKVLVTVGRRPCSDQMNLRGIGLAIDEKGFIKVNAQRRTNLGHIFAIGDIAGQPMLAHKASHEGVLVAEVIAGVNRAYDAKAVPAVIFTDPEIASAGWTEEECKANGIVDLKVGKFPFAANGRAVSMMETDGFVKVIADAKTHLILGVHIVGPEASNLISEAVLALETGATLEDLALTIHPHPTLGETMMEAAEAALGHAIHIIQRPLSKGNGSNVRADV
- a CDS encoding 2-oxo acid dehydrogenase subunit E2, with protein sequence MAIQEVKLPDIGEGVTEGELVKWLVKSGDRVAADQPVAEVLTDKATVEIPTPIAGVVKMLLRKEGDIIPIETAMLSLETGDIGDTEKVSSSSPAPKTPQVSSQSLSVSPMDQGLNVATGSVKSPGDLALSVLSASPDIYPPVADFRTLATPGTRRLARESGVDINNISGSGQLGRVTREDVVKAKNMTSGVGATVAGRPTVVGHVKESNIQRPSYQGPVGAPEERIPLRGIRKKIAENLQLAKQIVPHFTLMEEVDVTELVKFREQAKSVGDKVGVKVTYLPFVIKALIATIRKYPMFNASIDDAASEVVYKNYFNIGFAADTPNGLLVPVIKNANQKTILDLSREISELAGQARDGKLPLESMKGATITITNIGSVGGVYATPIINHPEVAILGMYKISDRPIWKNNQWVPAKFMNYTITCDHRLIDGAVAANFMRDFAARIESPSQLMLEMV
- the lipA gene encoding lipoyl synthase; translated protein: MLHDSPGGGLSPKEGQPKPHWLKVRAPGGENYLAIKELLGTLSLATVCQQARCPNMGECWSGGTATFMLLGEVCTRGCRFCAVKTGNPRGALDENEPEKVGYAISQMGLKYVVLTSVDRDDLPDEGSGHFARTVSVIKENSPDLIVEVLTPDFRGCSSHIEKIVRAGPNVFAHNLETVERLQRPVRDPRAGYSQSLKVLELVKELDSGSHTKTSLMLGLGEREEEIMKTLHDLRAIDCDVVTFGQYLQPTKRHLRVEKFYRPEEFQFWKQTAEELGFLYVASGPLVRSSYRAGEFFMRGMIEKRRRTQTQTLGIERNEK
- a CDS encoding thioredoxin domain-containing protein: MGFGCSPSPSELKKVVENNPDIVFGAIEKHPDKFIEVVNKAAREAQSKARENEAKAEQTRMEEEFKNPKVPTISDSRVVFGTKGAPITIIEYSDFQCPYCSKGYETVKKVLQEYAGKVQVIYKHLPLDFHPLAEPAAKYFEAIALQDKSKAEKFHDAIFDNQKGLSEGKEGFLEKTAKSVGVDMGKLKKDLTSESVKEVIRADMEEARKFDFSGTPGFLVNGVSLKGAYPFEEFKKIIDRQLESKK
- a CDS encoding DNA/RNA nuclease SfsA, with product MKFQGLLKSGRLLKRYKRFFADIQLSDSSIVTAHVPNTGSLMGCLDPGSPCRMTYLNSPKRKLKYTLQMIKSPASWVGINTGLSNHLVWEAFSTRSIPHWKGIEFGQREVKISPDSRIDLVLWKNNFVPSSPEQRLSIADFENQKFHFVEIKNVTLARGRQAQFPDAQTERGRKHLRELMTLLAKGHSAEIFFTVQREDCDLFCPALDIDPEYARLLAQAIDKGLVVTAIPCLLLAEGIELNPSRPLKIQISPFLTDKGET